A single genomic interval of Ruminococcus sp. NK3A76 harbors:
- a CDS encoding IS4 family transposase, translating into MKYAGRLRKTLWDIIDVICSQRDEFFVSSKSNFTRKGKFKPRDIFKALLLMEDRSLSHELLPYFDFKKNTPTPSAFVQARAKIKPSAFEALFDRLVSATTDNKKKYLYKGYRLFAVDGSDSHVPTNPDDRASYFSNPNGRHYNLFHINAMYDLLRHTYTDVVIKKKRNCDEREAFIEMVEKHRNDDIPIIFIADRGYESYNDMAHIIESGHRFLIRVQDIDSRGIAAGLGLPDRFFDECITLQLTRRYTQDIKEMMNNDHRIKHITTAFDYLPRSFDRTAPPQFYELPIRIVRFKVKEKYEVIMTNLPKEKFPPIEIKKLYGMRWGIETSFRDLKHTIGLNYYHSKKTDSVLQEIYARMVMYNFCQLITGQVDIKRSKNGRKYAYRINLSQAVQICRNFLSGKVIQSDISALISAFILPIRKGRDKPRIKGARRDVYFNYRIA; encoded by the coding sequence ATGAAATATGCAGGAAGATTGAGAAAAACTTTATGGGATATTATTGACGTTATCTGTTCGCAGCGTGATGAATTTTTCGTTTCATCAAAAAGCAATTTTACCCGAAAAGGCAAATTCAAGCCCCGGGATATTTTCAAGGCTCTGCTTCTTATGGAAGACAGATCGCTCTCTCACGAGTTGCTGCCGTATTTTGATTTCAAAAAGAATACCCCTACGCCTTCTGCCTTTGTTCAGGCTCGGGCTAAGATAAAGCCATCTGCGTTTGAAGCTCTGTTTGACCGATTGGTTTCAGCGACTACGGATAACAAGAAAAAATATCTGTATAAGGGCTACCGTCTTTTTGCTGTTGACGGCTCTGATTCTCATGTGCCTACCAATCCCGATGACCGGGCATCATATTTTTCTAATCCAAACGGCAGGCACTACAATCTGTTTCACATCAACGCCATGTATGACCTTTTGCGGCATACATATACAGATGTTGTGATCAAGAAAAAGCGTAACTGCGATGAAAGAGAGGCATTTATCGAAATGGTCGAAAAGCACCGAAATGACGATATCCCTATCATTTTTATTGCTGACAGAGGATACGAGTCATACAATGATATGGCGCATATTATCGAATCGGGGCACAGGTTTCTGATAAGGGTACAGGATATTGACAGCAGAGGTATTGCTGCCGGACTTGGTCTGCCGGACAGATTTTTTGATGAGTGCATAACGCTGCAATTAACCAGAAGATATACTCAAGATATCAAAGAAATGATGAATAATGATCACAGGATAAAGCATATCACAACTGCATTTGATTATCTTCCAAGAAGCTTTGACCGCACTGCTCCTCCACAGTTTTATGAGCTGCCGATAAGAATAGTCCGCTTTAAGGTCAAGGAAAAATATGAGGTCATAATGACAAATCTGCCGAAGGAAAAGTTTCCGCCTATTGAGATCAAAAAGCTCTACGGTATGCGCTGGGGGATAGAAACATCATTCAGAGATCTGAAACACACGATAGGTCTGAATTATTATCACTCTAAGAAAACCGACAGTGTACTTCAGGAAATATATGCAAGAATGGTGATGTACAACTTTTGCCAGCTTATCACAGGTCAAGTTGATATCAAGCGTTCAAAAAATGGCAGGAAATACGCCTACAGGATAAACCTTTCTCAGGCGGTGCAGATATGCAGAAACTTTTTATCGGGGAAGGTTATTCAGTCTGACATTTCTGCACTCATATCAGCATTCATACTGCCGATCCGAAAAGGACGAGACAAACCACGAATAAAGGGTGCAAGGCGGGACGTGTATTTTAATTACAGGATAGCCTGA
- a CDS encoding substrate-binding domain-containing protein, producing MIIACTDFSSSDVYEVINGDIPVVTIDHTFEMRSSVLSNNEQGIEELVDYAYSLGHKKIAYIQGNRSAVAEKRLKGFLQSMSSKGLEIKSDWILTAEYHNPELTYKYTKQLLDSNDRPTCIFMPDDYSAIGGYNAIKDMGLTIGKDVSVVGYDGIAYATLVSPKLTTYAQDTEKIGIAAAKKLVALIEEPQTTFHEVITIGGSLVKGESVVKINQ from the coding sequence GTGATAATCGCCTGCACAGATTTCTCCTCGTCAGATGTTTATGAAGTTATAAACGGTGATATCCCGGTGGTGACTATAGACCATACCTTTGAGATGCGCTCGTCTGTTCTTTCTAATAATGAACAGGGCATCGAGGAGCTGGTCGATTATGCATACTCCTTAGGGCATAAGAAAATCGCTTATATCCAGGGAAACAGATCGGCGGTCGCTGAAAAGAGACTTAAAGGCTTTCTTCAGTCGATGAGCAGTAAGGGGCTTGAGATAAAGAGCGACTGGATACTCACAGCCGAATATCATAACCCCGAGCTTACATATAAGTATACAAAACAGCTGCTTGACAGCAACGACAGACCGACCTGCATATTCATGCCGGATGATTACTCGGCGATAGGCGGATATAACGCCATAAAGGATATGGGGCTGACGATCGGTAAGGATGTATCGGTGGTCGGGTATGACGGGATAGCGTATGCAACGCTTGTTTCCCCGAAGCTGACGACATATGCACAGGATACCGAGAAGATCGGCATAGCGGCGGCAAAAAAACTTGTGGCTCTGATAGAAGAACCGCAGACAACATTCCATGAGGTCATTACGATCGGCGGTAGCCTTGTAAAAGGTGAGTCGGTCGTGAAGATAAATCAATAA
- a CDS encoding ABC transporter substrate-binding protein gives MTKLKRILCGTMCLAMAGSMFTACGDDSSSSGKSAEDVKPAEQKTEGSEDSKNTIKIYVWNQEFQGLFRRYYPDYDAEKSGYDTEKHEKTGTGDDYLKDGKKVVWVVNDNQGNNYQDKLDTALKAQSESDDKVDMFLIEADYALKYVNSPYTLPLKDIGVTDDDMKDMYDYTKQVATSADDTIRAVSWQATPGLFAYRRDIAKTVLGTDEPDKVQAELADWDKFDAVAEKMNAKGYQMLSGFDDSYRVFSNNVEKPWVDGDKTIQIDDQIWKWVDQTKDYTDKGYNNKTTLWAPEWSADQGPTGKVFGFFYSTWGINFTLAENSLEKSTKDGGKQEVGNGLYGQYAVCEGPAAFFWGGTWLCCAAGSDNQDIVADIMKKMTCDKDIAKQLTLDTLDYTNNKTAMQEIADDASYGSEFLGGQNHIKLFAAAAPSIKMDKTTEFDQGLNEAFQTAFHDYFNGTVDKDTALDNFYKAALEKYPNLKKPD, from the coding sequence ATGACAAAGCTTAAGAGAATTCTTTGCGGCACAATGTGCCTCGCAATGGCAGGTTCAATGTTTACTGCTTGCGGTGACGACAGCAGCAGCAGCGGTAAGTCTGCTGAGGACGTAAAGCCCGCAGAGCAGAAGACAGAGGGTTCTGAGGACTCCAAGAACACTATCAAGATCTATGTATGGAACCAGGAGTTCCAGGGTCTCTTCAGAAGATACTATCCTGACTATGATGCTGAGAAGTCCGGCTACGACACAGAGAAGCATGAAAAGACAGGTACAGGCGACGATTACCTCAAGGATGGCAAGAAGGTCGTTTGGGTAGTTAACGACAACCAGGGCAACAACTATCAGGATAAGCTCGATACAGCTCTTAAGGCACAGTCTGAGTCTGATGACAAGGTTGATATGTTCCTTATCGAGGCTGACTACGCTCTCAAGTATGTAAATTCACCTTACACACTTCCTCTTAAGGACATCGGTGTTACAGACGACGATATGAAGGATATGTATGACTATACAAAGCAGGTCGCTACATCTGCTGACGATACAATCCGTGCAGTATCCTGGCAGGCAACCCCTGGCCTCTTCGCTTACAGAAGAGATATCGCTAAGACCGTTCTCGGCACAGACGAGCCCGATAAGGTACAGGCAGAGCTCGCTGACTGGGACAAGTTCGATGCAGTTGCTGAGAAGATGAACGCTAAGGGCTATCAGATGCTCTCCGGCTTCGATGACAGCTACCGTGTATTCTCCAACAACGTTGAGAAGCCTTGGGTAGACGGCGACAAAACTATCCAGATCGACGATCAGATCTGGAAGTGGGTTGACCAGACTAAGGATTACACAGACAAGGGCTACAACAACAAGACAACTCTCTGGGCTCCTGAGTGGTCTGCTGACCAGGGCCCGACAGGTAAGGTATTCGGCTTCTTCTACTCCACATGGGGCATCAACTTCACACTCGCTGAGAACTCCCTCGAGAAGTCCACTAAAGACGGCGGCAAGCAGGAAGTTGGTAACGGTCTCTATGGTCAGTATGCAGTTTGCGAAGGCCCTGCAGCATTCTTCTGGGGCGGTACATGGCTCTGCTGCGCTGCTGGTTCCGACAACCAGGATATCGTTGCTGACATCATGAAGAAGATGACCTGCGACAAGGATATCGCTAAGCAGCTCACACTTGACACTCTTGACTATACAAACAACAAGACAGCTATGCAGGAGATCGCTGACGATGCTTCCTACGGCTCTGAGTTCCTCGGCGGCCAGAACCACATCAAGCTCTTCGCTGCTGCTGCTCCCAGCATCAAGATGGATAAGACAACTGAGTTTGACCAGGGTCTTAACGAGGCATTCCAGACAGCATTCCATGACTACTTCAACGGTACAGTTGATAAGGATACAGCTCTTGACAACTTCTACAAGGCAGCTCTCGAGAAGTATCCGAACCTCAAGAAGCCTGACTAA
- a CDS encoding sugar ABC transporter permease, with product MASSNKHKSISYAKWGYFFILPFFVVYAIFSLYPMFSTIRDSFYKKMTVGLIEYPEEFVGVNNYIDLFKEGDIFTYFGNTFIIWIIGFIPQIFIALLLASWFTDIRLKLKAQGFFKVVIYLPNIIMAAAVSMLFFSIFADSGPINDIYKDITGAEESYRFFAHVGSTRIVIALINFLMWFGNTTILLMAAIMGVDPALYEAAEIDGATPSQTFWQITIPSIRPILIYVLVTSLIGGVQMYDIPQIITNGQGNPNRTSMTVVMYLNNQISVGKNYGKAGTISVVLFIVAAVLSLGVAAFNSKDQIAEQRAKKLKKKKLKGAYKI from the coding sequence ATGGCGTCATCAAATAAACACAAATCCATAAGCTATGCTAAATGGGGCTATTTCTTTATCTTACCTTTCTTTGTTGTCTATGCAATCTTTTCTCTCTATCCTATGTTCTCGACTATCCGTGACAGCTTCTATAAAAAGATGACTGTTGGTCTTATCGAGTATCCTGAAGAGTTCGTTGGCGTAAACAACTACATTGATCTTTTCAAGGAAGGCGATATTTTTACCTATTTTGGCAATACCTTTATTATCTGGATAATAGGCTTTATTCCCCAGATATTTATTGCACTTCTCCTTGCTTCTTGGTTTACAGACATTCGTCTTAAGCTCAAGGCACAGGGCTTCTTCAAAGTCGTGATCTATCTTCCTAACATAATCATGGCTGCAGCTGTATCAATGCTGTTCTTCTCGATCTTCGCAGACAGCGGTCCGATAAACGACATCTACAAGGACATCACAGGTGCTGAGGAATCCTACAGATTCTTTGCTCATGTCGGCAGTACAAGGATCGTTATCGCACTTATCAACTTTTTAATGTGGTTTGGTAATACTACCATACTCCTTATGGCGGCAATTATGGGTGTTGACCCTGCCCTCTACGAAGCAGCTGAGATCGACGGTGCTACACCTTCTCAGACCTTCTGGCAGATCACTATCCCTTCAATAAGACCTATCCTTATCTACGTTCTCGTTACATCGCTCATCGGCGGTGTTCAGATGTACGATATCCCGCAGATCATCACTAACGGTCAGGGTAATCCTAACAGAACGAGCATGACAGTTGTTATGTATCTTAATAACCAGATCTCAGTAGGTAAGAACTACGGTAAGGCTGGTACTATCTCGGTAGTTCTGTTCATCGTTGCAGCTGTTCTCTCACTCGGTGTAGCAGCATTCAATTCTAAGGATCAGATCGCTGAGCAAAGAGCTAAAAAGCTCAAGAAAAAGAAACTGAAGGGGGCATATAAGATATGA
- a CDS encoding carbohydrate ABC transporter permease, whose product MSANTTDHVGEHSSKTTLLVRRIVAYTVLVLLTIVALFPFVIMIINSTRSHPDIQKGFKFVIGGSFGTNFKNVYNNTDIPLLTGLKNSFIVAGSCTFLSTYFSALTAYGIHVYEFRLKKFAFAFILVIMMVPAQVSALGFYRMMFDLELTNNLLPLIIPSIAAPATFFFMKQYMESSLPLEIVEAARIDGCNEFRTFNSIVMPIMKPAMAVQGIFTFVANWNNYFIPSLIIDKKELKTLPIMVAQLRSADFLKFDMGQVYMMIFIAIIPVVVVYLALSKFIIRGIALGSVKG is encoded by the coding sequence ATGAGTGCTAATACAACAGATCATGTAGGCGAGCACAGCAGTAAGACCACTCTTCTTGTCAGACGTATAGTTGCATATACTGTACTTGTTCTTCTTACTATTGTTGCGCTGTTCCCCTTCGTTATAATGATCATCAACTCGACACGTTCGCACCCGGATATCCAGAAGGGCTTCAAGTTTGTAATAGGCGGAAGCTTCGGTACAAACTTCAAGAACGTGTACAACAACACAGATATCCCGCTGTTAACCGGTCTTAAGAACTCATTCATCGTTGCAGGTTCCTGCACATTTCTGAGTACATATTTCTCGGCACTTACAGCTTACGGTATCCATGTTTATGAGTTCAGACTCAAGAAATTCGCTTTCGCATTCATTCTCGTTATCATGATGGTTCCTGCACAGGTTTCCGCTCTCGGTTTCTACAGAATGATGTTCGACCTCGAACTCACAAACAACCTTCTCCCGCTTATTATTCCGTCTATCGCTGCTCCTGCAACATTCTTCTTCATGAAGCAGTATATGGAATCCTCACTTCCTCTTGAAATAGTTGAGGCTGCCCGTATCGACGGCTGTAACGAGTTCCGCACCTTTAACTCGATAGTTATGCCTATCATGAAGCCGGCTATGGCTGTTCAGGGCATCTTCACTTTCGTTGCTAACTGGAACAACTACTTCATTCCTTCTCTTATCATTGATAAGAAAGAGTTAAAGACACTCCCTATCATGGTCGCTCAGCTCAGATCTGCTGACTTCCTTAAGTTCGATATGGGTCAGGTTTACATGATGATCTTCATTGCAATTATCCCTGTTGTCGTGGTATATCTTGCACTTTCCAAGTTCATCATCAGAGGTATTGCTCTTGGTTCTGTAAAGGGCTGA
- a CDS encoding 2-isopropylmalate synthase produces the protein MKNFDKYQRGYFMPPVPCFEWVKKEYIDKAPAWCSVDLRDGNQALIIPMSLEEKLEFFTKLVNIGFKEIEIGFPAASDTEYEFCRTLIEKNMIPDDVTIQVLTQSREHIIKKTFEAIDGAKNAVVHLYNSTSVAQREQVFKKNKEDIIKIATDGATLCNEYKKKAKGNITFEYSPESFTGTEMEFARDICNAVIDIWQPTPENKVIINLPVTVEMSLPHVYASQIEYMCSVLHNRENVIVSLHPHNDRGSAVADSELGLLAGADRIEGTCFGNGERTGNVDIITLAMNMFSHGVDPELDFSDMPSLVELYERVTRMKVNVRSPYCGALVFAAFSGSHQDAIAKGMNWRKEKNLHQWTVPYLPIDPHDVGREYDGDVIRINSQSGKGGIGYILQNQFGYDLPKKMRENFGYKVKGVSDRAHKELKPDEVYSIFKEAYLNKNDILNIEEAHYVQKAEGVIGAAVRVNLKGKILEAQAEGNGRLDAVANCLSKILDIDFNIDTYTEHALERKSTSEAVSYVGINVGNEVFWGVGRNSDIIVSSIKALVSAINNALDK, from the coding sequence ATGAAAAACTTTGATAAATACCAGAGAGGCTATTTCATGCCCCCCGTACCCTGCTTTGAATGGGTCAAGAAAGAATACATCGACAAGGCTCCTGCATGGTGCTCTGTTGACCTCCGTGACGGCAACCAGGCGCTCATTATCCCCATGAGCTTAGAGGAAAAGCTCGAATTCTTCACAAAGCTTGTAAACATCGGCTTCAAGGAGATAGAGATAGGCTTCCCGGCTGCATCTGACACTGAATATGAGTTCTGCCGCACACTTATCGAGAAGAATATGATACCTGATGATGTAACTATCCAGGTGCTCACACAGTCAAGAGAGCACATCATCAAAAAGACATTTGAGGCTATCGACGGCGCTAAGAACGCAGTAGTTCACCTCTACAACTCGACATCTGTTGCACAGCGTGAGCAGGTGTTCAAAAAGAACAAGGAAGATATAATCAAGATTGCTACCGACGGTGCTACACTCTGCAACGAATACAAGAAAAAGGCAAAGGGCAACATCACCTTTGAGTACTCTCCCGAGAGCTTCACAGGCACAGAGATGGAGTTTGCAAGAGACATCTGCAACGCAGTAATTGACATCTGGCAGCCAACACCTGAGAATAAAGTCATCATCAATCTCCCTGTAACAGTTGAGATGAGCTTGCCGCACGTTTATGCTTCGCAGATAGAGTATATGTGCTCTGTGCTCCACAACAGAGAGAATGTCATCGTATCGCTCCATCCCCACAACGACAGGGGCAGTGCAGTTGCTGATTCCGAGCTTGGCTTACTCGCAGGCGCAGACAGAATAGAAGGCACCTGCTTCGGCAACGGCGAGAGAACAGGCAATGTTGACATCATCACACTCGCTATGAATATGTTCAGCCACGGCGTTGACCCCGAGCTCGACTTCTCGGATATGCCTTCGCTCGTTGAGCTCTATGAGAGAGTTACACGCATGAAGGTAAATGTAAGAAGCCCCTACTGCGGCGCACTCGTGTTTGCTGCATTCTCCGGCTCGCATCAGGACGCTATCGCAAAGGGCATGAACTGGAGAAAGGAAAAGAACCTCCACCAGTGGACAGTTCCCTACCTCCCTATCGACCCGCACGATGTCGGCAGAGAGTACGACGGCGACGTTATCAGGATAAATTCCCAGTCGGGCAAGGGCGGAATTGGCTATATTTTACAGAACCAGTTTGGCTATGACCTCCCCAAGAAGATGAGAGAGAACTTCGGCTACAAGGTCAAGGGCGTTTCCGACAGAGCACACAAGGAGCTCAAGCCCGACGAGGTATACTCGATATTCAAGGAAGCATATCTCAACAAGAACGATATCCTCAACATCGAGGAAGCGCATTATGTCCAGAAGGCTGAGGGCGTTATCGGCGCTGCTGTAAGAGTCAACTTAAAGGGCAAGATACTTGAAGCACAGGCTGAGGGCAACGGCAGACTTGACGCTGTTGCAAACTGCTTATCAAAGATACTCGATATAGACTTCAACATCGACACCTACACCGAGCACGCACTCGAGCGCAAGTCCACCTCCGAGGCTGTATCATATGTCGGCATAAATGTCGGAAATGAGGTGTTCTGGGGCGTCGGCAGGAACTCTGATATTATCGTTTCTTCGATAAAGGCTCTCGTATCTGCTATCAACAACGCACTTGATAAATAA
- the galT gene encoding UDP-glucose--hexose-1-phosphate uridylyltransferase gives MIYESIKKLVTYGLETGLITESDKVYATNRLLEALGLDEYDEPQQEFSGIDLESTLKELLDYACEKGLCEDSTVYRDLFDTKLMGLLTPRPSEVDEKFWFKYDHPSAVAATDYFYKLSQDTDYIRRYRIKKDMRWLAPTGYGELDITINLSKPEKDPKAIAAAKNAKQSGYPKCLLCYENVGYAGRVNHPARQNHRVISLEINGEQWGLQYSPYVYYNEHCILFNKKHTPMVIDKGAFKKLFDFVSQFPHYFIGSNADLPIVGGSILAHEHFQGGHYDFAMAKAPVEREVVFSGFEDVKAGIVKWPMSVIRISSPDSERLVELADKILTLWRGYTDEEAFIFAETDGEPHNTITPIARKRGAEYELDLVLRNNITTDEHPLGVYHPHAELHHIKKENIGLIEVMGLAVLPSRLKGEMAQLADVIVNKGAAALREDEVLSKHADWAEEFCARRDVNKDNINDVIKEEIGAVFAKVLEHAGVYKRNEQGQAYFDRFITYVNMK, from the coding sequence ATGATATATGAAAGCATCAAAAAGCTTGTGACATACGGCCTTGAAACAGGGCTTATTACCGAGTCGGATAAGGTGTATGCAACAAACAGACTGCTCGAAGCTTTGGGTCTTGATGAGTATGACGAGCCGCAGCAGGAATTCAGCGGCATCGACCTTGAAAGCACTCTTAAGGAGCTGCTTGACTACGCCTGCGAGAAAGGGCTTTGTGAGGACTCGACAGTCTACCGTGACCTTTTCGATACAAAGCTCATGGGGCTGCTCACGCCAAGACCTTCTGAGGTGGACGAAAAGTTCTGGTTCAAGTATGACCACCCCTCGGCAGTCGCTGCGACGGATTATTTCTATAAGCTCTCGCAGGATACTGACTATATCAGGCGCTACCGCATAAAGAAGGATATGCGCTGGCTCGCACCCACCGGGTACGGCGAGCTGGATATAACTATAAACCTTTCCAAGCCGGAGAAGGACCCCAAGGCTATTGCCGCTGCAAAGAACGCAAAGCAGTCGGGCTATCCGAAATGCCTGCTCTGCTATGAGAACGTGGGCTACGCCGGCAGAGTAAACCACCCTGCAAGGCAGAACCACCGTGTTATCTCGCTGGAGATAAACGGTGAACAGTGGGGCTTGCAGTATTCGCCGTATGTATATTACAACGAGCACTGCATACTATTTAATAAGAAGCACACCCCTATGGTTATCGACAAGGGCGCATTCAAAAAGCTATTTGATTTTGTGAGCCAGTTCCCGCACTACTTCATCGGCTCGAATGCTGACCTGCCGATAGTCGGCGGCTCTATACTTGCGCACGAGCATTTCCAGGGCGGCCATTACGACTTCGCTATGGCAAAGGCTCCTGTTGAGCGTGAGGTGGTGTTCTCAGGCTTTGAGGACGTTAAGGCAGGTATCGTCAAGTGGCCTATGTCGGTCATCAGGATATCATCGCCCGACAGCGAAAGGCTTGTCGAGCTTGCTGATAAGATACTTACCCTCTGGCGTGGCTATACCGATGAGGAAGCATTTATCTTCGCTGAGACAGACGGTGAGCCGCACAACACGATAACACCTATCGCCAGAAAGCGTGGGGCAGAGTATGAGCTCGACCTTGTGCTCAGAAACAACATAACAACTGATGAACACCCCCTCGGTGTTTATCACCCCCATGCAGAGCTTCACCATATAAAGAAGGAAAACATCGGCCTTATAGAAGTTATGGGTCTTGCTGTTCTGCCTTCAAGGTTAAAGGGCGAGATGGCACAGCTTGCTGATGTGATAGTCAATAAGGGCGCTGCGGCTTTAAGAGAAGACGAGGTGCTCTCAAAGCACGCTGACTGGGCAGAGGAATTCTGCGCAAGGCGTGATGTCAATAAGGATAACATAAACGATGTGATAAAGGAAGAGATAGGCGCTGTCTTTGCAAAGGTGCTCGAACACGCAGGCGTGTATAAGAGAAATGAACAGGGGCAGGCGTATTTTGACAGATTTATAACCTATGTGAACATGAAATGA
- a CDS encoding PIG-L family deacetylase: MELTSKNKRIAKIAIYAAFAVVVLVAFFFWARYIEKAKAYHVDPLKEETLMSIGVKNCKKLMIVAHPDDEFLWGGAHLKEGGYLVVCITNGKKLERHDEFINAVEKSGNTPLILGYPDKVLGKRDEWTEVRDKIEDDLGYIMSYNDWELIVTHNPSGEYGHIHHVMTNEIVTKLYERQKPSAKLWFFGKYYKASDLPAVKDKLTPITEEELDFKESLRECYPSQEDTIEKLSHMVPYEMWTEYQPA, from the coding sequence ATGGAACTTACAAGCAAAAACAAACGTATCGCTAAGATAGCAATATACGCAGCATTTGCGGTAGTTGTGCTGGTGGCATTCTTCTTCTGGGCGAGATATATCGAAAAGGCCAAGGCGTATCATGTTGACCCGCTCAAGGAAGAAACGCTGATGTCTATCGGCGTAAAAAACTGCAAGAAGCTGATGATAGTAGCGCACCCTGACGATGAGTTCCTCTGGGGAGGGGCGCACCTTAAGGAGGGCGGCTATCTTGTTGTGTGCATAACCAACGGCAAGAAGCTCGAAAGGCATGATGAATTTATAAACGCCGTTGAAAAGTCCGGCAACACGCCTCTGATACTCGGCTACCCCGACAAGGTGCTCGGCAAGCGTGATGAGTGGACGGAGGTAAGAGACAAGATAGAGGACGACCTGGGCTACATTATGAGCTACAACGACTGGGAGCTCATAGTAACACACAACCCGAGCGGCGAATACGGCCACATACACCACGTTATGACTAACGAGATAGTCACAAAGCTGTATGAAAGGCAGAAACCCTCGGCCAAGCTGTGGTTCTTCGGGAAATACTATAAAGCATCTGACCTGCCGGCTGTCAAGGACAAACTGACGCCGATAACCGAGGAGGAGCTTGACTTCAAGGAGTCGCTTAGAGAGTGCTACCCCTCACAGGAAGATACGATAGAAAAACTTTCGCATATGGTGCCATATGAGATGTGGACGGAGTATCAGCCTGCCTGA